The Anaerotignum propionicum DSM 1682 sequence CAGTGCTGCTACCAAGCCTTCTCCAACTGCCTTTGCAATTTGATAGGGTGCACCGGTGCAGTCTCCCGCAGCATAAACCCGTGGTAAATTTGTAGCCATACGTCTGTCTACCTCAATATTTTTTCCATCCGTTTTCAAACCAAATAACAAACTGTCAGGCGGCATTGTATTTTTTGCAAAGAAAATACCATCACAAGAAACCGTTTCTTTATCCGTTTCCAACGCCGCAACTTTATCCTCAGCACCAACTACTGCCTTAGGTGCCGCATTGATAACCTTTACGTTATCTTTCAAAAATGTAATATTTTTATAAAGAGGGATGTAGGATACTTCTTTGCAAATATCAGCCAAAAAATTCGCTTCTGCCTCTCCTTCTTCATTCTCGCTTACAACCACGACTTTTTTGTTGCGATACAGCATGCCATCGCAAGTTACACAATAGCTCACACCTTTGCCCAGATAATCTATCTCCCCTGCAATGCCTTTGCTTTTGCTTAGGCCTGTTGCAAGGATAATGGCCTTCGCTTCAATAAAGTTATTTTCTGCATTGATCATGTAATGTTCGCCAACGTTTAAAATCTGGGTAACACGACACTCCTGAAATTCTACGCCTTTTTTTACAGCATGAGCATAAAAATGGTTAAGCAGTTCTTCGCCATTCACATCAGGCATTCCCAAGTAATTATCCACTTTTTCCGCTGTAAACAATAATGAACTGTCCAAGCTTCTGCCAAAAACACATACGGTTTTATTTCTCTGTCGGCAGTTTAACGCTGCAGATAGTGCCGCAGGGCCACCGCCAATAATTGCAACATCAAGCATATATAAACCTCCTTACTTCTTTAAGTCAATTTTAAGCATATTCTTCTCAATTTACGATATCTCATTCTAAACATAGGAAATAATCATTCATTAGCATTGTACAAATTACCCTTCCATTGGTTTTCATAGAAGGACGGAACATCGTTATTTTTTGTATCCAATGATAAATGATATTTCATCATACCAATTGTTTCCTACGTTGGAATTAATCATAACATATTTTTATTGATTTGTCAGTGACTTTTGCACGCAATATAAACGGAGCACAAATAAAATAAAATGATTCTTCTGCAAAAAAATATGTTTTAACAATTTTTCCATCAAAAACAGACACTTGCCGCCAAGAGAATATAGAAGTCACCCTTTGCGGTTCGTGTCTGTCATGATTATATGAAGTAAGTTAGAACTTTATTTCTCCTTCTCTGCGATTCTACGTTCAATAATTTTTTTCTGAATCTCGGCGGGCACTTCCTCGTAGCGTTCAAAATAATGTTTATAATCGCCACGGCTCTGGGTTAAAGAACGCAGATCGGTAGCATATTTATGCATTTCCGATGCAGGCACCTCTGCCACAATGCATTTCTTACTGCCAACGGAATCCATGCTTAGAATACGGCCTCTGCGCTTATTAATATCCCCCATAATGTCTCCCATGTATTTTTCCGGAATAAGCACCTCAACATGATCAATAGGCTCCAGCAAGGTAGGTTTTGCCTGGGGCACACCTTCCTTGAACGCAACTGAGGTTGCCATCTTAAACGCCATTTCAGAGGAATCCACCGGGTGATAAGAACCATCTGTCAACGTAGCCTTTAAACCAACAACAGGATACCCTGCCAAAACGCCGTTTAAAACACATTCTTGCAAGCCTTTTTCAACAGCGGGGAAATACTGTTTTGGCACAGAACCGCCAAAAATCTTCTCCTCAAATACATAAGGCAAGGACATATCACCACTAGGCTCAAATTCCATAACAATATCACCAAATTGTCCGTGTCCACCGGATTGTTTCTTATAGCGCCCTCTGACAGATGACTTTCCTTTAATCGTTTCTCTATATGGAATAATAGGATCAATCATTTCAACTTCGATTTTATACTTTGTCTTTAATTTATTCACCATAACATCCAGCTGTTGTTCACCGATGCCGGAAATTATAGTTTGTTTTGTTTCTTTATTAACTTCCATTTTGATCGTTGGGTCTTCTTCCCTGATTTTTGACAATGCGGCAGAAAGCTTATCCTCATCACCCTTTCCTTTCGGCTGAATTGCCATGGATAGAACAGAGCTTGGCAAAGGCAGCTTTGGAATAACAATGGGATGCTCTTTACAAGTCAAAGTGTCTTGGGTAGAAGTATTAGAAAGTTTGGCCAATGCCCCAATATCTCCTGTATGTAATTCATTTACTTCAATTTGCTCTTTCCCTCGAACAATATAAAGATGACCCACCTTTTCCATAGTATCCTTTTCAACATTATAGATACTCATGGTGTTATCCAGCTTACCTGTCATAACCCGAAATAAATTCAGACGACCAATATAGGGGTCTGAAATAGTTTTAAAGACAAAAGCAGAAAAATTTTTATCATCAGTACTGCAAAGCACCGTATCTGTACCGTCTATAAAAGCATGGAAATTCTTCTTTGATTCCATTGCCGGAGGTGTAAATCTAACAAGGGTATTCATTAATAATTTCACCCCATAGCCCAATGTTGCAGAGCCACACATAACAGGAGCAATGCTACGGTTTTCAATACCTAATAACAAACCATCGTAAATTTCTTCTTCTGTCAATTCTATATCATTAAAGAACTTCTCCATTAATTCCTCACTGCTTTCAGCAGCAACTTCTACCAACATAGAACGGAGAACCTCTACTTCGTCAATTTTATCTTCCGGCACTTCACAAGCCTGCAATTTGCCGTTCACTTTTTTTCTTGCATCTCTTTTAATTAAATTAATGAAACCAACAAATTTACCATCTTCATCATTAAAAGGAATTTGCAAGGGAGCAACTGCTTTTCCAAAATTACTTCTCAAATCTGCCAAAGTTTTTTCAAAATCTGCATTTTCATCGTCCATTTGATTTACAAAGAAAAACCTTGGAAGATGCATCTCTTCAATAGATTCCCATGCTTTCTCTGTTCCTACTTCAACGCCTGATTTTGCCGAAACCAAAATCAACGCTGTATCTGCCACGCTCATTGCCATTTTTGCTTCCGAAATAAAGTCAAAATAACCTGGGGTATCTAGGAAGTTGATTTTTGTATCCTGCCACTCAACGGGTAATACAGATGTATTGATTGATACCTTACGACGAATTTCTTCTGCTTCATAGTCACCAACGGTATTGCCCTCATCAACCTTTCCAAAGCGCTTCGTTGCGCCGGAATAGAAGAGAGCTGCTTCGGCATATGTTGTCTTACCGGAACCGCTGTGACCCAATAGAACTACGTTTCTAACTTTGTCTGCAGTGTAATTTTTCATAATACCAACCTCCTAATTCAATTTTAATGGCAAATGCCACATTGCATAATTTTGTATACATAATATCATTATTAAACAATATATACATATAATAGTTTTCTTCACTTGTACCGATTTCCCTCTAAATTAAATATCCAAATTAAATTTTTGTCACTTTATACCAAACAAATAAACAAACATTAGTAATTTTTTGATAACCAAACTGTCATAAATAGTAAAATTGTGTAAATAAATATCGTTTTCTTTTATAATTTGAAATTAAAGTTATTTCTCCAATATTCAAGTTGTTTTTTTGACAATTTTTCTTAGAAATCATGACTATCAGTTTGGGTGGTGGTTTTCACTATCATTAGAGAGGTTAATAGGAATGTCATGTTGTATCTTTCCATATTTACTTGCCTTTCACTGAAAATATATTAAATTCATTTATATTCATTTATCTTTCTGTTTATTATCTGAAATAAAAAACTAGCGAAAACCAACAAATTCTAATAAAATGATCCAGCGTCTAAGAATGAAGTAAAAATCACCAGCCCAACTGGTGGTTTATCCTGCCCTATGATGAGCAGGTAGCTTTTTCTAGGGAAATCGAACAATAAAAAAATAGGCGGCTCTGATTCAGCCGTCTATTTTAAAAACTACGCTATTTTATTCTTCATTCTCCATGTGATGCAATTCATCCACATCATCCACAGGTGGCTTCAAACCCTCAATTTTCACGCCATTTTTTTCCGCATAATCCCACAAAGCTGCGTGAAGTGCTTCCTCTGCAAGACAGGAACAGTGTACTTTTACAGGGGGCAAACCATCCAATGCCTCCATAACAGCCTTGTTTGTAACCTCTAATGCTTCCTGAATTGTTTTCCCCTTTACTAATTCTGTTGCCATAGAGCTGGTTGCCACAGCAGCACCACATCCAAAGGTTTTAAATTTTGCATCTTCAATACGTCCATCTTCTATTTTTAAATAAACCTTCATGATGTCGCCGCATTTTGCATTGCCAACCTGGCCTACGCCGCTTGCATCTTCAATGACACCAACATTTCTGGGGTTCATAAAATGATCCATTACTTTCTCGCTGTATTCCATCTAAACTTCCTCCTTCGTTTTCTAACATCAGGCTTTTTTATTCGCTACTTCCTCATATAAGGGAGACATGTCTCTTAATTTTTGAACAACATCAGGGATTTTCTCCAAGATAAAATCAACTTCTTCCTCTGTATTGCCACGGTCCAAGGTCAATCTTAAAGAACCATGGGCAATTTCATGAGGCAAACCAATAGCCATCAATACATGAGAAGGATCCAAAGAGCCTGAAGTACAAGCAGAACCGCTGGAAGCAGCAACGCCCATGGCATCAAGCAATAACAACATGGATTCTCCTTCAATATAGCCAAAGGAAATATTGCAGTTACCGGGTAATCTATCTGTAGGGTGTCCATTTAAACGGCTATGAGGCACCTTTTCCAAAATTCCGTTAATCAATTTATCTCTTAAATGAATGAGACGCTTTGTTTCAGTTTCCATTTCACTAACTGCCAACTCTACTGCTTTACCTAATCCAACAATCCCTGGAATGTTTTCTGTGCCTGCACGTTTTTTCTTCTCCTGAGCTCCACCGAAAATCAGTGGTAGAATGGGAATGCCTTTGCGAATATAAATTGCACCGATGCCCTTTGGTGCACCCAATTTATGACCACTCATAGAGAGCAAGTCGATATTCATTTCGTTCACATCAATAGCAACATGCCCAACAGCCTGCACTGCATCTGTATGAAACAAGATTCCCTTTTCATGGGCTAGCTTGCCAATCTCTGCAATGGGTTGGATTGTGCCAATTTCATTATTTGCAAACATAACGGAAATTAGAATCGTTTCAGGGCGAATACTTTTTTCAAGTTCTTCCAAAGAAATCTTTCCAAATTCATCTACTGGTAAATAGGTTACTTCACAACCTTGTTTCTCTAAATATTCACCGGTATGCAAAATTGCATGATGTTCAATTTTAGTGGTGATGATATGGTTGCCTTTTTTCGCAAGAGCTTCTGCAACGCCCCTCAGCGCCATATTATCACTCTCAGAACCTCCAGCAGTAAAATAAATTTCTTCTGCCTTTGCACCAATTCCCTTTGCTACCTGTTCTCTTGCCTTTTCCAGCGCTTTTTTACTCTCTTTTGCAATACTATACACACTGGATGCATTGCCGTAAAACTCTTTAAAATAAGGGAGAATCGTATCTAAAACTTCATCCCTTACCGGTGTTGTTGCCGCATTGTCCATATATATTTTCGTTGCCATAAAAATGCTCCTTTCGGCGTCTTTTTTATATCATAGTATTCCTATATGATTTCTGTGATTTAAAAATATCATTTTTTTCTAGACTTGTCAATACATTCTACGTTTTTTTTGACATAAGACATCAATAATAATATTGATTCCCTTTTAGTCCATAAACCATGATTTTTTTTGTTTTTTTTTCCGTTTTTATGATTATATCTTTCGCCCTACGATATTTCACTCTATAATCATTCTTATATAAAATATGCTCTCTACTATAATGAGGTGTTTCTATGGAATTTCATGAAAGGCTTAGACAGCTTCGAAAAGAAAAAAAAATTACACAAGCGGCTTTAGCAAAAGAATTAACTTATGGCGCAACCGCTATTTCAAACTATGAGTCAGGTCATAATCAACCTTCTATTTCCGACTTAAAAAAAATTGCATCTATTTTCAATGTATCTTTGGATTTTCTTTTGGGAGTGAATGAAATCCGACGACCCTATGAACCCGACAAAAAAACAGATGAATACGAAATTCTGAATGAATATTTCGGTAAGTTAGATGACCGTGGAAAAAAAGAATTGCTTCTTTATATCCAATGGCTCCTAAGCAGGCAAGATAATGACGGTGGGGATCCTTATGCAAGCAACAACATTTTTCAGAACTCTCCTCTTCAGGTTGCCCAAAAACCAGAGGAATTTAAATTATAAATTTTTCCAAAAAAGCGGCATTTTCGCCTAAACGATAATGTCGCTTTTTTAACCCCATCAGCAAATAGAACTTTTCTTTCCTTCCCGCAATTCTTTTGCGGCTGTCAGGGTAGCTTGCGTTACCGTTGTACTTCCCATTAGACGAGCAACTTCCCCAATGGAAGTTTCCTCATCTAAAGTCTTTACTATAGTAAGGGTCTGATCATTCATTGTTTTCTTTTCGATGAGAAAATGCTTGTCCGCCATTGCCGCAATCTGCGGTAAGTGAGTAATACAAAGAATTTGCCTTTTCTCACCAATCAGGCTCATTTTCTTTCCCACCTTCGCTGCGGTTCTGCCACTGACTCCAGTATCAATTTCATCAAAAATAAAAGTCTCTATTTCATCTGCATCTACCAGAACAGCTTTTAATGCCAACATAACACGGCTCATTTCCCCACCGGAGGCAATCTTGGAAAGAGGCTTCAAATCCTCCCCTTTGTTTGGTGAGATTAAAAACTCTACCTTGTCCTTGCCCATGGCATTCCACTCATCCCGCGGGGTCACCTGTATGTAGAATCTGGCATTATTCATTTCCATATCTTTTAAAGATTCCTCAATTTGCTTAGCAACTCTTTCCGCAGCTGCTTCACGCAAAGCAGTTAATTGTCTGGCGGAAGCTTCTAAAAGATGCTGCTCCTTTTCTCTTGCCGTACTTAGTTGAATCACCCGCTCCTGACTGTTTGAAAAAAATTCAATCTCCTTGGAAATCTTATGATAAAATTCTAAAACCGCCTCTACACTTCCACCATACTTGCGCTTCATTTTATATATGGTTTGCAATCGCTCTTCCACCCGCTCTAATTCAGAGGGATCATCCTCTAAATTTTGGGCATATCGCTTTATTTCTCTGGAAATATCCTCAAGCCTTGCATAAACATCCTCAAGATCATTGTAATAACCTTCAATGGCTGTATCTAAGGCAGCACATTCTCTAAGCTTTCCAACAGCCATGCTGACATTGTCACAGGCAGAAGGCATGTCCTCCGAACCATCATACAAAAGATTTGTACTCTCTATTGTTAAACGTATCAGACGCTCCATATGAGTCAGACGTTTCTTTTTCTCTATCAAGTCCTCTTCCTCAGTAGGAGATAGAGCAGCATTTTCTATTTCTTCCTTTTGAAAGTTTAAAATATCCATACGCTGTTCTCTTTGTGCCTCATCGCCCATCAATTTTTCCAGCTGAGCATCAATTTCTTTTCTTTTATCATAGCTTTTTTTATAAGCCTCTAGCACCTTATCAAAATCCCCATTGCAAAACCGATCTAATAAACGAATATGCTTCGATGGATTTAGAAGGGATTGGTGTTCATGCTGTCCATAAATATCAATCAAATCCGTGGCAAGCTCCCGCAGCATACTGATTGTTACCATACTGCCATTGATACGGCACACAGATTTTCCCGTATCGCTTAATGTACGACTTATCAGCACAGTTCCGTCTTCCTCAGGTTCAATCCCATTTTCCAGAAGTTTGTTTTCAAAACCGGAATCCTTTATGGAAAAAAGAGCTTCTACCAAAGCCATTTTTTGATCTCTGCGCAAGAAATCCTTTCCCATTCTTCCGCCTAATGCAAATTGAAGGGAGTCAATCAGCATGGATTTACCCGCTCCCGTTTCTCCTGTTAAAATATTCAGCCCTTTTCCAAAAGAAACCTGACATTCTTCAATCAGCGCAACATTTTTAATATGCAGATTTTCCAGCATAGACATTCCCTCCTATCGGAATTTATGCACTATGAATGATACGGTACAGCTTTTCTATAATAACAGCCGCCTGATTATGAGTACGAACCACACAAAAAACTGTGTCATCTCCGGCAATTGTACCTAAAATTTCTGAATTTTGCATGTTATCTAGGGCAACGGCAACAGCCATCCCCATGCCCTCTAAGGTTTTAATGACAATCATATTTTGTGCATAGTCCATTTTGACTACTGCTTCCTTAAACACACGGGTCAATCTCTCTGTTATTTCAGTATCATTACCGGAAATAACCGCATATTTCTGTCTTCCCTTTTCTGTAGCAATTTTTGTAAGCTTCATCTCTCGAATATCTCTGGATACCGTTGCCTGTGTAACCATAAATCCTTCATCACACAGCCTTTGTGCCAATTCGTCCTGTGTTTCAATATCATAATTCTCGATTAACTCAAGAATTTTTGCATGTCTGGCAATTTTCATAGCCCGCGCCTCCTTTTTTTATGCCATTTTTATCTCGATAGTTTATGACGCAAAACATCGTAAAAGTTTTGCGGATTCGTTTTCATTATAGTTGTATAAACCCTTGCCCTGCGGATTTGAACTACCTTTTTACCAGTCAGACTCCAGCTCTCCTGTCCGTCAGCACTGATCGTAAAAGCTGTATCCTCTCTGGGATTCACCTCTACCGTTACAACATCATCAGCGGAGACCACAATGGAACGGCTAGTCAAGGTATGGGGTGCAATGGGCGTAATGGCAATGATTTGTGCATCTGCCTTTAAAACAGGCCCACCCGCAGATAAATTATATGCAGTAGATCCCGTAGGCGTACAAATAATAACTCCATCCGCCCGCAAAGTATCTACATATTCGTCGTTTACAAATACATTGAATTCCAAAATTTTGTAAAGCAGACCTCTTGAAATACAAATATCGTTTAATGCCGTAATACCGTCTATGCGTCCTTCGTCCGTTGAAATCGAAGTTTCCAGCATCATTCTTTTTTCTTTTTTGTAGTCTCCCATTAATACTTTATCAATGGCATACTCGGCTCTATTTTTTTCCTCTGCCGTCAAGAATCCCAGCGTGCCCAAATTAACCCCTAATATTGGTGTGTTAAATTGGCTGGCTCTTCTGCCCACGCCCAACAAGGTTCCATCTCCCCCAAGGGAAATGATAAAATCTGTATGTTCATATATTTCATGCTCTTTTCTTGCATACATATCCAAGCCAGCAAGCTCCGCAATTTTTTCCGGCAACTGGGGGATACATCCCTTATCTAATAAGTGCCTTGCCAAACGCTTGGTAACAGCCAAATCCTTATCTTTTTCAATATTGGGAATCAATCCGACTTTTATCATAGGCTACTCTATTTCCTATTGAAGTGCGTCATGAGATTTCCCCACGATGTCTTCTAAAAGGAAATAAACCTCCTCCCTTGTCATACCCTGCTGTTTTTTATCCAAATAGATTAAGTATTCGATATTACCCTCTGGTCCCTTAATTGGAGAAAAACTAAGACCCAAAATACCAATCCCTTGCTCAAATGCATAATCCGCTATTGCAACAATAACTTCTTTATGCACCGCAATATCCCTTACCACACCTTTTTTGCCAACCTTTTCTCTGCCTGCTTCAAATTGGGGCTTAATCAGACATACAAGCTGACCGTCCTCCTTCATAACTCCCAAAACCGCCGGCAACACCTTGGTTAAGGAAATAAAGGAAACATCGATAGAGGCAAAATCTGCCGCATCGGGCACTTGCTCTTGAGTGATGTAACGTACATTGGTTTTTTCTAAGCACACTACCCGTTCATCTGTCCGTAACTTCCACGCAAATTGCCCATATCCCACATCAATGGCATATACCTTAATAGCTCCGTTTTGTAACATACAATCCGTAAAACCGCCCGTTGATGCACCAATATCCAGACAAATTTTCCCTTCTAATGAAATACCAAAGGAATCTATGGCCTTTTCCAATTTATAGCCGCCACGACTCACATACTTCATTTGGGGACCTCTTACCTCAATGGACGCCGTAACGGAAACCTTTGTGCCTGCTTTATCCTCTTTCATTCCATCAACATATACATTTCCTGCCATAATATATGCCTTTGCCAACTCCCTCGAAGTGGCTAAGTTCTTTTCTACCAGTAAGACATCAAGTCTTTCCTTATCTGCCATAGCTTTCTCCTATTTTCCCCTTGATTTTTCTGTAAATGCCCTCAGCGTCTAAACCATAACGAGCAAACAACTGGCTTTGAGAACCCTGTTCAATAAATTTATCAGGAAACGCCAAATTGGTCACGGAAATCCGATAACCACCATCACTATAAAACTCTAAAACTTTTGAGCCAAAGCCACCTTTTCGAAGATTATCCTCCACCGTAAAAATTTCATTGCAGTCCTTCGTGATTTCAAGTAGCAGTTCCTCATCTAAGGGTGAGATAAACCGCATGTTCACCAGAGCTGGGGCATCCAGTCCGTCTTGAGTCAACCGTTCTGCCGCCTGCTTCACAGCTTGCAGCATATGTCCCTCTGCCAATATAGCAATTCCCTTGCCTTTTTGTATAACCTCTGCCTTCCCATAGCAAATGGGCTGTTTATGTTCCGCAAAATCTATTTCAGCTGTCCCTCTGGGATAGCGTATTGCAACAGGCCCCTCACATACATTCACAGCATACTCCAGCATTTCCTCCAGCTCCCAAGCATTTTTGGGGGATAGCACTGTCATATTGGGTATATGAGTCAAGTAGGATAGATCAAAAACACCTTGGTGGGTCTCTCCATCTGCGCCAACAATTCCAGCCCGATCAATAGCAAATACTACATGTAAATTTTCCATACAAACGTCATGAATTACTTGGTCGTACGCCCTTTGCAAAAAGGAAGAATATACTGCAAATACAGGAATAATACCCTGACTCGCCAAACCTGCTGCAAATGTTGTTCCATGCTGTTCGGCAATGGCAACGTCAAAAAAGCGGTCGGGAAAGGCAGCCTGAAAGGCTTCAAAACCTGTTCCACTGCACATTGCCGCTGTAATCCCAACTATTTTGGGATTTTTTTCGCCCAGCTCCACCATTTTCTTCCCGAAAACTGCAGACCAACTGGGATGCTCACTCTTGCTCAAACCATTTCCTGTTTTCATATCGAAGGGTCCAACGCCATGGAAGGGCCCAGGATTATTTTCTGCTGGCAAATAGCCTTTGCCTTTTGTTGTTTTAACATGAATCAAGATAGGCTCTTGTGCATCTTTAACATTGCGAAATATCTCAAGCATCTCTTCCAAATTGTGGCCATCTACCGGGCCAATATATTTAAAACCGAATTCTTCAAAGACTGCTCCCTCTAAAAAAAGCAGTTTTGCACTGTCTCGAACTTTTTCCAAAACCAAATAAGTCGCCTTACCAAGAACAGGGACCTGATCTCTAAACTGCTTAAAGTTTTCCTTCAGGGTGCGATATCGGTTGCTGGTGCGCAGACTATTTAAGTGTTTACTGATCGCACCTACGTTATTGTCAATGGACATCTGATTGTCATTCAAAATTACAATGAAATTTGTTTTATCCCGCCCTGCATTATTCAGCGCTTCATAGGCAAGACCGCCCGTCATGGAGCCATCCCCAATGACAGCTATCACGTTATTATTTTTTCCTTGCAAATCTCTTGCCTTCGCAATGCCCAGTGCTGCTGAAATAGATGTAGAGCTATGCCCTGCGGCAAAAGCATCTGCATCACTTTCCTTGGGTTTTGGGAAACCGCTAAGACCATCCAATTGGCGAAGGGTAGAAAAATCTTTTTTTCTCCCCGTTAATATTTTATGGATATAGGCTTGATGACCCACATCCCATACGATTTTATCCTCAGGAAGGTTAAAGATGTACTCTAGTGCTACGGTTAATTCCACCACCCCTAGATTTGAGGCCAAATGTCCACCGGTTTTGCAAACATTTTGCAGCAGAAAGCGCCTCATCTCTTTACAGAGAGGCTCCAATTCTTCTTCCTTCATTTTTTTAATATCTCCAGTGGCTTGGATTCTGTCTAATAATCCTCCCACAGCTTCACCTGCTCTCTACCATTTCTATATCCAAAAGCCTACCGCGATTCCAAGAAGTCCACCGACAAAAACTTCCAACGGTGTATGTCCCAATAGTTCCTTTAACTTCTCCATATCAGGCACTTCATGTTTAATCAACAGCATGTTGATAATCTCAGCCTGCTTTCCCGCCGCTCTTCGAATCCCTGCTGCATCATACATTACAACAAAGGAAAATATCAAAGCCATAGCAAATAGGGGAGAACCAAACCCATTATATTTCCCTATACTAAAAGCAAGAGCCATAACCAAAGCTGAATGAGAGCTTGGCATACCGCCTGTTCCCACAATGCGGGTAGCGTCAAAACGCTTATCAATAATTAATGTCAAAATAATTTTTGAACCTTGAGCAATGGCCCAAGATATGATTGCCGCCCATAACGGCACGTTATATGTGATTTCTCCGAATCCCATACTCCCATCTTCTTTCTTCCGTCATCCCAGATTCTTAATAGGTTCTTTTTGTTAAATATTCGGTTAAATCCTTTAAGAATATGCAGCCTTCTCCCAGCTCATTCCAAATTGAAATTGCTTCATCCGAAAGTTTACAAGCAATCTCTCTGGATTTTTCAATGCCATAAAGGGTAACATAGGTGGTTTTTTCATTTCTTTCATCACTATGAATGGGCTTACCCAATTCCTCCATGGTGCTTGTTACATCTAAAATATCATCTAAAATTTGAAAGGCTACACCAATTTTTTCACCGGCCAATGCAAAACTTTCTGCTACTGTATCTGTTGCACCACCCAGAATGGCACCGGCCTTTAAGGCCGCCCGAATCATAGCCGCTGTTTTATTTATATGAATAAATTCAAGAATATTTGCCTCCAAAGGCTTACCTTCGTAAAAAACATCTACCACTTGACCGATTAACATGCCATGAATACCTGCTCCATGGGCAATCGCCTGCATAGCTCCCGTAGTTTTTTTGGAAGGGTTATGATAGCAAGCATCCGCCATTATTTCCATAGCGTTATGCAGCAAGCCATCTCCTGCAAGAATTGCCATATCTTCACCAAAAACCTTGTGATTGGTCAGTCTGCCTCTGCGATAATCATCGTTATCCATGGCAGGTAAATCGTCATGAATTAAGGAATAGGTATGAATCATCTCCATTGCGCAAGCAAAGGGCAGCCCTTCTTCCTTTTCACCGCCAACAGCCTCACAGGCCGCCAAAAGCATCATGGGACGCAAACGTTTTCCACCAGCAAAAAGGCTGTATGCCATTGCTTCAAAAATAACGGGAGGAAATTGCTCTTGTTTCGGCATGAATACTTCCAGCTTTTCTTCAATATATGCAATCCATTGATTCATTT is a genomic window containing:
- the nifS gene encoding cysteine desulfurase NifS translates to MATKIYMDNAATTPVRDEVLDTILPYFKEFYGNASSVYSIAKESKKALEKAREQVAKGIGAKAEEIYFTAGGSESDNMALRGVAEALAKKGNHIITTKIEHHAILHTGEYLEKQGCEVTYLPVDEFGKISLEELEKSIRPETILISVMFANNEIGTIQPIAEIGKLAHEKGILFHTDAVQAVGHVAIDVNEMNIDLLSMSGHKLGAPKGIGAIYIRKGIPILPLIFGGAQEKKKRAGTENIPGIVGLGKAVELAVSEMETETKRLIHLRDKLINGILEKVPHSRLNGHPTDRLPGNCNISFGYIEGESMLLLLDAMGVAASSGSACTSGSLDPSHVLMAIGLPHEIAHGSLRLTLDRGNTEEEVDFILEKIPDVVQKLRDMSPLYEEVANKKA
- the fusA gene encoding elongation factor G, which produces MKNYTADKVRNVVLLGHSGSGKTTYAEAALFYSGATKRFGKVDEGNTVGDYEAEEIRRKVSINTSVLPVEWQDTKINFLDTPGYFDFISEAKMAMSVADTALILVSAKSGVEVGTEKAWESIEEMHLPRFFFVNQMDDENADFEKTLADLRSNFGKAVAPLQIPFNDEDGKFVGFINLIKRDARKKVNGKLQACEVPEDKIDEVEVLRSMLVEVAAESSEELMEKFFNDIELTEEEIYDGLLLGIENRSIAPVMCGSATLGYGVKLLMNTLVRFTPPAMESKKNFHAFIDGTDTVLCSTDDKNFSAFVFKTISDPYIGRLNLFRVMTGKLDNTMSIYNVEKDTMEKVGHLYIVRGKEQIEVNELHTGDIGALAKLSNTSTQDTLTCKEHPIVIPKLPLPSSVLSMAIQPKGKGDEDKLSAALSKIREEDPTIKMEVNKETKQTIISGIGEQQLDVMVNKLKTKYKIEVEMIDPIIPYRETIKGKSSVRGRYKKQSGGHGQFGDIVMEFEPSGDMSLPYVFEEKIFGGSVPKQYFPAVEKGLQECVLNGVLAGYPVVGLKATLTDGSYHPVDSSEMAFKMATSVAFKEGVPQAKPTLLEPIDHVEVLIPEKYMGDIMGDINKRRGRILSMDSVGSKKCIVAEVPASEMHKYATDLRSLTQSRGDYKHYFERYEEVPAEIQKKIIERRIAEKEK
- the nifU gene encoding Fe-S cluster assembly scaffold protein NifU, producing the protein MEYSEKVMDHFMNPRNVGVIEDASGVGQVGNAKCGDIMKVYLKIEDGRIEDAKFKTFGCGAAVATSSMATELVKGKTIQEALEVTNKAVMEALDGLPPVKVHCSCLAEEALHAALWDYAEKNGVKIEGLKPPVDDVDELHHMENEE
- the recN gene encoding DNA repair protein RecN; translated protein: MLENLHIKNVALIEECQVSFGKGLNILTGETGAGKSMLIDSLQFALGGRMGKDFLRRDQKMALVEALFSIKDSGFENKLLENGIEPEEDGTVLISRTLSDTGKSVCRINGSMVTISMLRELATDLIDIYGQHEHQSLLNPSKHIRLLDRFCNGDFDKVLEAYKKSYDKRKEIDAQLEKLMGDEAQREQRMDILNFQKEEIENAALSPTEEEDLIEKKKRLTHMERLIRLTIESTNLLYDGSEDMPSACDNVSMAVGKLRECAALDTAIEGYYNDLEDVYARLEDISREIKRYAQNLEDDPSELERVEERLQTIYKMKRKYGGSVEAVLEFYHKISKEIEFFSNSQERVIQLSTAREKEQHLLEASARQLTALREAAAERVAKQIEESLKDMEMNNARFYIQVTPRDEWNAMGKDKVEFLISPNKGEDLKPLSKIASGGEMSRVMLALKAVLVDADEIETFIFDEIDTGVSGRTAAKVGKKMSLIGEKRQILCITHLPQIAAMADKHFLIEKKTMNDQTLTIVKTLDEETSIGEVARLMGSTTVTQATLTAAKELREGKKSSIC
- a CDS encoding NAD(P)/FAD-dependent oxidoreductase, whose amino-acid sequence is MLDVAIIGGGPAALSAALNCRQRNKTVCVFGRSLDSSLLFTAEKVDNYLGMPDVNGEELLNHFYAHAVKKGVEFQECRVTQILNVGEHYMINAENNFIEAKAIILATGLSKSKGIAGEIDYLGKGVSYCVTCDGMLYRNKKVVVVSENEEGEAEANFLADICKEVSYIPLYKNITFLKDNVKVINAAPKAVVGAEDKVAALETDKETVSCDGIFFAKNTMPPDSLLFGLKTDGKNIEVDRRMATNLPRVYAAGDCTGAPYQIAKAVGEGLVAALSAVSDIDKMKNV
- a CDS encoding helix-turn-helix domain-containing protein, with product MEFHERLRQLRKEKKITQAALAKELTYGATAISNYESGHNQPSISDLKKIASIFNVSLDFLLGVNEIRRPYEPDKKTDEYEILNEYFGKLDDRGKKELLLYIQWLLSRQDNDGGDPYASNNIFQNSPLQVAQKPEEFKL